CAAGCTAGCACAAGCGCCATTCCGGCTGAAGTAGATGCCGTTACCAGACCTACCAAACCCTATCTCGATATGACTTTTGGTATGGGTAAAGAGCACCAACCAGCGGTGGCTATGACTCAATATAATGCCATCCAATTTTGTAAATGGCTTTATATGCGTACAGGGATTTTTTATCGTTTACCAACAGAGGCCGAATGGGAATACGCCTGCAAAGCCGGAACTGAAACCAAATATTCTTTTGGCGATGACGCTTCTAAATTAGGCGATTATGCCTGGTATAAAGATAACAGCGATAATAAAACCCATCAGGTAGGTTTAAAAAAACCAAATCCATGGGGATTATTCGATATGCATGGAAACGTTAGCGAATGGACCTACGACCAGTACCTTGCCGATTTCTACGGTCAGAGCAAAGACAAAACTGCAGAAAACCCTGTGGCAGTACCCGAAAAACTTTACCCAAACGTAGTTCGCGGTGGCTCTTACGACGAAACACCGAATAATTTAACCTCAACAGTTAGATTAGCATCTGATCCATCATGGAAGCAATTAGATCCACAGATTCCGAAAAGTAATTGGTGGTTCCCTGAAGCACCTTTTGTAGGCATGCGCTTGGTACGCCCCGTAAAAACGCCTTCAAAAGCAGATATAGATGCATATTACAATAAGCAACCTATAAAAGACTTTTAAAAACACAACCCTAACCAAAATAAAAAACTTAAACACATGAAAAAACCAATTAACCAACAAGATCGTCGCGATTTTTTAAAAGCAACAGCCATGCTGGCCGGCGGGGCCATGTTAAGCAGCATTCCGCTGGCAGGAGCATATGCATCCGGATCGGATACAATTAAAATTGCCTTAATAGGCTGTGGCGATCGTGGTACAGGAGCAGCTTTCCAGGCACTAAGTACCAAATTTAACATTAAACTGGTAGCCATGGCCGATGCTTTTCAAGATCGTTTAGATAGCAGTTACCAATCATTAAGTTCGAAATTTGCGGCAAAAATGGATGTTCCAAAAGAACGCCAATTTGTAGGTTTCGATGCTTACTTAAAAGCCATTCCATTAGCCGATGTAGTGTTGTTAACCACGCCTCCAGGCTTCCGTCCTATCCATTTCGAAGAAGCGGTTAAACAGAATAAACAAATTTTCATGGAAAAACCTGTTGCTGTAGATGCACCGGGCATTAGAAAGGTATTGGCCGCAGCCGAAGAAGCTAAAAAGAAAAAATTAAACGTTGTAGTAGGTTTACAGCGCCGCTACCAGACCAACTATCGCGAGTCGATGAAACGCATTAACGATGGTGCTATTGGCGATATCATGTCTGGCCAGGTATACTGGAATAGCGGTGGCGTGTGGGTACGTCCGCGTAAACCAAACCAAACAGAAATGGAATACCAAATGAGAAACTGGTATTATTTCAACTGGTTATGCGGCGATCATATTGTAGAGCAGCATGTGCATAATATCGATATTGCCAATTGGATAAAAAACGGACATCCTGTTTCGGTACAGGGAACGGGTAGCCGTGCCTGGAGAACGGGAAAAGATTATGGAGAGATTTATGATAACCACTCCATCGAATTAACTTATGCAGATGGCGCAGTAATCCATAGTCAGTGCCGCCATTTCGAAGGCACTGCTAACCGCGTGGATGAATCCTTTCAAGGCACCAAAGGTAAAATTTATCTTTCAGGCAGCAACCAGGCCATTATGAAAGATTATAGTGGTAAAGAACTATATAACCACAATACCAAAGGAAACGCAAATCCATACCAAACAGAGCACGACGAACTGTTCGATGCGGTTTCTAAAGGAGAATATAAATTCAGTAATGTAGACTATGCTGCAACCAGTACATTTTCGGCAATTATTGGTCGTTTTGCTACTTATTCTGGTCAAACCATTAAATGGGATGAGGCTTTAGCTTCGAACATCAGCTTAATGCCTGAACGTTTCGCATGGGATGCTAACCCAAGGTTAATGCCTGATGAAAATGGCTTATACCCTATCGCCAGACCGGGACAAACAAAAGTGATATAAAACTAAATTGATGCGTTATAGCTTTTTGTTTTTCATTTTACCATT
The nucleotide sequence above comes from Pedobacter riviphilus. Encoded proteins:
- a CDS encoding formylglycine-generating enzyme family protein, with the protein product MFKKLIAVALIAYPCAQVLAQKPSDSYTQSINGTKLKFDMQAIPAGKFKMGSKTGKPDEQPVHEVKLDAFWIGKHEVTWDIFEPFLYRDYEKQASTSAIPAEVDAVTRPTKPYLDMTFGMGKEHQPAVAMTQYNAIQFCKWLYMRTGIFYRLPTEAEWEYACKAGTETKYSFGDDASKLGDYAWYKDNSDNKTHQVGLKKPNPWGLFDMHGNVSEWTYDQYLADFYGQSKDKTAENPVAVPEKLYPNVVRGGSYDETPNNLTSTVRLASDPSWKQLDPQIPKSNWWFPEAPFVGMRLVRPVKTPSKADIDAYYNKQPIKDF
- a CDS encoding Gfo/Idh/MocA family oxidoreductase; amino-acid sequence: MKKPINQQDRRDFLKATAMLAGGAMLSSIPLAGAYASGSDTIKIALIGCGDRGTGAAFQALSTKFNIKLVAMADAFQDRLDSSYQSLSSKFAAKMDVPKERQFVGFDAYLKAIPLADVVLLTTPPGFRPIHFEEAVKQNKQIFMEKPVAVDAPGIRKVLAAAEEAKKKKLNVVVGLQRRYQTNYRESMKRINDGAIGDIMSGQVYWNSGGVWVRPRKPNQTEMEYQMRNWYYFNWLCGDHIVEQHVHNIDIANWIKNGHPVSVQGTGSRAWRTGKDYGEIYDNHSIELTYADGAVIHSQCRHFEGTANRVDESFQGTKGKIYLSGSNQAIMKDYSGKELYNHNTKGNANPYQTEHDELFDAVSKGEYKFSNVDYAATSTFSAIIGRFATYSGQTIKWDEALASNISLMPERFAWDANPRLMPDENGLYPIARPGQTKVI